From the Candidatus Binatia bacterium genome, one window contains:
- the scpB gene encoding SMC-Scp complex subunit ScpB — MSRRKSRLKKKAVETQAPEATSEETDGGTEASAEEQVEASSEASEQTSALSGDAAAEAAGDESSVGDDGAEAALEDGTGDEAEIELPPLVAVLEAALFASAEPVPLTRLTRVLGAWNRDQVVAGLKELGERQEREGSGMRVVETAGGFQLRSLSEYAPWVRKFFTEKPPRLSRAVLETLAVVAYRQPATRGEVEAVRGVNCDAVLGALTARGLVQVIGRRQSPGRPVEYGTTQEFLELFSLKELAELPPLPDASSLANLIDDARLEEEVEAAGSEGDLDASEPAVEPADENLDGTTDGQEAAAAEENEADGAHDGATAEDSEPSGDRLPEISGGADSGGEGSGQREGDSRAGSEG, encoded by the coding sequence ATGAGTAGGCGGAAGTCGCGCCTGAAGAAGAAGGCCGTCGAGACGCAAGCCCCTGAGGCGACGTCCGAAGAGACCGACGGCGGCACTGAAGCTTCAGCGGAGGAGCAGGTCGAGGCTTCGAGTGAGGCGTCGGAGCAGACATCTGCCTTGAGTGGCGACGCGGCGGCAGAAGCGGCCGGCGACGAATCGAGCGTGGGCGACGACGGCGCGGAGGCCGCGTTGGAAGACGGGACTGGAGACGAGGCCGAAATCGAGCTTCCACCTCTCGTGGCGGTGCTCGAGGCAGCGCTATTTGCCTCCGCCGAGCCCGTGCCCCTCACGCGTCTCACGCGCGTGCTCGGCGCGTGGAACCGTGACCAGGTCGTTGCCGGATTGAAGGAACTCGGGGAGCGTCAGGAGCGCGAAGGAAGCGGTATGCGGGTCGTCGAGACTGCCGGCGGGTTCCAGCTTCGCTCGCTCTCGGAGTATGCGCCCTGGGTCCGGAAGTTCTTCACGGAGAAGCCGCCGCGCCTGTCCCGTGCCGTCCTCGAGACCCTGGCGGTCGTCGCCTACCGACAGCCGGCCACGCGCGGCGAGGTGGAAGCGGTCCGCGGCGTGAATTGTGACGCTGTCCTGGGCGCGCTGACGGCTCGGGGCCTCGTGCAGGTCATCGGACGCCGCCAATCGCCGGGGCGCCCGGTGGAGTATGGAACCACGCAGGAGTTCCTCGAGCTGTTCAGCTTGAAGGAACTGGCGGAGCTTCCACCCTTGCCGGACGCTTCCTCACTGGCGAACCTGATTGACGACGCACGACTCGAAGAAGAGGTCGAAGCCGCGGGCAGCGAGGGAGACCTCGACGCCTCCGAACCGGCGGTCGAACCGGCCGACGAGAACCTGGACGGGACCACCGATGGACAGGAAGCCGCAGCCGCGGAAGAAAACGAAGCCGACGGCGCCCACGACGGAGCGACTGCAGAAGATTCTGAGCCAAGCGGGGATCGCCTCCCGGAGATCAGCGGAGGAGCTGATTCGGGAGGGGAGGGTTCGGGTCAACGGGAAGGTGATTCAAGAGCTGGGAGCGAAGGCTGA
- a CDS encoding DUF1800 domain-containing protein: MKVISLAGMAVAALLTIAGPAGANEGPLGTVSSTAEDARVLHLLNRAAFGPSTELIEEVHRIGRGAWVGQQLLPSGISDPDLDAKLSIYPALPMTNSELLANYPNQNGNDEPMGIGPPGRVPVEVASANLTRAVHGKAQLQEVMTDFWFNHFNVAAQDGPIRLAVVSYVRDAIRPNALGYFEDMLRATAESAAMLYYLDNYLSAAPGTRGRNSGINENYARELMELHTLGVDGGYTQEDIIEIARAFTGWTFTAARTGTVGFTFLPRIHDPGPKRVLGTTIPSGNQSEGLQVLHMLATHPSTAEFLSRKILQRLVAENPPQELVDRTAAVFLATGGHIGWTVASVILSDEFYDPAYRANKAKTPLELVASALRATGADVTLGVAATRMVGDLGQPMLRASPPTGWPEVGAEILSPGGMVTRFEFGFLAAANRLEGARVDAALWEPILQIWGTDGLAQYLLGQLPSDGTRKALEDAAAAGADPSLLVAMVLGSPEFQLQ, from the coding sequence ATGAAGGTCATATCACTTGCGGGGATGGCGGTTGCCGCCCTTTTGACGATTGCAGGACCCGCCGGCGCGAACGAGGGCCCTCTCGGAACGGTGTCGAGCACCGCCGAGGATGCGCGGGTGCTCCACCTGCTGAACCGCGCCGCGTTCGGCCCGAGCACCGAACTCATCGAGGAGGTGCACCGCATTGGTCGCGGCGCCTGGGTCGGCCAGCAACTGCTCCCGTCTGGGATCTCCGATCCCGACCTCGACGCGAAGCTGTCGATCTACCCCGCCCTCCCGATGACCAATTCCGAACTGCTCGCCAACTACCCGAATCAGAACGGCAACGATGAGCCGATGGGAATCGGGCCGCCGGGACGCGTGCCGGTCGAGGTCGCGTCCGCCAACCTGACGCGCGCCGTTCACGGCAAAGCCCAACTGCAAGAAGTGATGACCGACTTCTGGTTCAACCACTTCAACGTCGCCGCACAAGACGGCCCCATCCGCCTCGCCGTCGTCTCGTACGTGCGCGACGCCATCCGGCCCAACGCACTCGGCTACTTCGAAGACATGTTGCGCGCCACCGCCGAGAGCGCAGCAATGCTCTACTATCTCGACAACTACCTCAGCGCGGCGCCCGGCACGCGCGGTCGCAACAGCGGCATCAACGAGAACTACGCGCGCGAATTGATGGAGTTGCACACGCTCGGCGTGGATGGCGGCTACACGCAGGAAGACATCATTGAGATCGCACGCGCCTTCACCGGGTGGACCTTCACAGCAGCGCGAACCGGAACCGTAGGGTTCACTTTCCTTCCGCGGATCCATGACCCCGGCCCGAAGAGGGTGCTCGGAACGACGATCCCTTCCGGCAACCAGAGTGAGGGCCTGCAGGTCCTTCACATGCTGGCGACCCACCCGTCGACGGCGGAGTTCCTGTCACGAAAGATTCTGCAGCGCCTCGTCGCTGAAAACCCGCCCCAGGAGCTAGTCGATCGAACGGCCGCAGTCTTCCTCGCGACCGGGGGACACATCGGGTGGACGGTCGCGAGCGTCATCCTGTCTGATGAGTTCTATGACCCGGCCTATCGGGCCAACAAGGCGAAGACGCCGCTCGAACTCGTCGCGAGCGCGCTTCGCGCCACCGGCGCCGACGTAACGCTCGGCGTGGCTGCGACGCGGATGGTGGGCGATCTCGGACAGCCCATGCTCCGCGCCTCTCCGCCAACGGGCTGGCCCGAAGTCGGGGCCGAAATTCTCAGCCCAGGCGGCATGGTGACCCGTTTCGAGTTCGGGTTCCTCGCAGCGGCGAATCGCCTCGAGGGCGCCCGCGTCGACGCCGCCCTGTGGGAGCCGATTCTCCAAATCTGGGGAACCGACGGCCTCGCGCAATACCTCCTCGGTCAGCTTCCGAGTGACGGAACGCGCAAAGCGCTCGAAGACGCCGCAGCGGCAGGAGCCGACCCCAGTCTCCTCGTCGCGATGGTCCTCGGAAGCCCCGAGTTCCAACTGCAGTAG
- a CDS encoding DUF1501 domain-containing protein, which yields MLRKRTMNRRQFVTGGLAAAATLGAGPRFLLRSACAQTTPGRAMVCIFQRGAVDGLNMVVPHGESRYYSLRNSIALPRPGSNGGVLDLDGFFGLHPSMSALEPMFDDGELAVVHACGSPDETRSHFDAQDYMETGTPGDKTTEDGWINRHLQTIPPSQPTTLRAVAVTGNVPRALAGPESVYAAASLLNLDLGTGRQGDLARAAIDDMYRGRTDLIGQTVEETLDNYAIFTSLGGYTPANGAAYPNGALGRQLREVAQVLKSNLGVEVAFLEVGGWDTHVNEGSNNGQLANLLRTLGDAMAAFRTDMGNRMDDVCLMTMSEFGRTAAENGSGGTDHGHGTAMLALGGTVRGGKVYGDWPGLGSGDLYQGRDLDVTTDFRTFFGEVIERHLGNGDIDAVFPGFDYGGSTRLGLIA from the coding sequence ATGTTGCGCAAAAGAACGATGAATCGCCGTCAGTTCGTAACCGGCGGCCTCGCGGCGGCCGCAACGCTCGGAGCCGGGCCCCGGTTCCTACTTCGGTCCGCTTGCGCGCAGACGACTCCCGGACGAGCAATGGTCTGCATCTTCCAACGCGGCGCGGTCGACGGCCTGAACATGGTCGTGCCCCACGGAGAGTCCCGCTACTACTCCCTGCGGAACTCGATCGCGCTTCCCCGCCCCGGTTCGAATGGCGGTGTGCTCGACCTCGATGGCTTCTTCGGACTGCACCCCTCGATGTCCGCACTCGAGCCGATGTTCGATGACGGCGAGCTCGCCGTAGTCCATGCGTGCGGCTCGCCCGACGAGACGCGATCCCACTTCGACGCGCAGGACTACATGGAGACCGGGACGCCGGGCGACAAGACGACCGAAGACGGGTGGATCAATCGCCACCTCCAAACGATTCCCCCTTCGCAACCGACGACGCTTCGCGCCGTCGCCGTCACAGGGAACGTGCCGCGTGCCCTCGCCGGGCCGGAGAGCGTGTACGCCGCGGCCAGCCTCCTGAACCTCGACCTGGGGACCGGCAGACAAGGAGATCTCGCCCGTGCCGCGATCGATGACATGTACCGGGGCCGCACGGACCTCATCGGCCAGACCGTGGAAGAGACTCTCGACAATTACGCGATCTTCACGAGCCTCGGCGGGTACACGCCTGCCAACGGCGCGGCCTACCCCAACGGCGCTCTGGGCCGGCAACTCCGAGAAGTCGCTCAAGTCCTGAAGAGCAACCTCGGCGTGGAGGTCGCCTTCCTCGAAGTCGGCGGCTGGGACACGCACGTAAACGAGGGAAGCAACAACGGCCAACTCGCAAACCTGTTGCGTACACTCGGCGATGCGATGGCGGCGTTTCGCACCGACATGGGCAACCGAATGGACGACGTCTGCCTCATGACGATGAGCGAGTTCGGTCGCACCGCGGCGGAGAATGGCTCCGGCGGGACCGACCACGGCCACGGCACGGCGATGCTCGCCCTCGGCGGCACCGTCCGCGGTGGCAAAGTGTACGGCGACTGGCCGGGCTTGGGCAGCGGGGATCTCTACCAGGGCCGCGACCTCGACGTGACCACAGACTTCCGAACCTTTTTCGGCGAGGTCATCGAACGGCACCTCGGGAACGGAGACATCGACGCCGTCTTCCCCGGGTTCGATTACGGGGGATCGACCCGCCTCGGTCTGATCGCCTGA
- a CDS encoding flippase-like domain-containing protein, whose translation MHAERSDPSESEQTAPRKSGAGGVITIAVLCAVAGFGLLFFYSDGVKLADAAAGISWARFALPIGATLFSYVLMALSYDGIAAAAGSPVGFVPMLRITFVSNTVNYLVATGGLSGFAVRMYLFRRHGIPMGRAVTISFVQGLLTNLALLVFLVMGFYFLVRHESLGIAALAAAGGLLGVFILIMGLCVVLLLQPKSRRRVLLWCGGTIHRLAVRFLPDHRVPHRMHLWRVLANVDEGFHFMVANWRSMLVPTIYIFLDWVATLAVLWGCFWTVDLLVAPALITVGFSVAILSSMVSLAPGGLGIMESLTTALFATLGTPLAPTVIALILFRLSYYALPFIVSLVFFRSMLHDARQHSH comes from the coding sequence GTGCACGCTGAGAGGAGTGACCCCAGTGAGTCGGAGCAGACGGCCCCCAGAAAGTCCGGCGCCGGCGGTGTCATCACCATCGCCGTCCTCTGTGCGGTAGCCGGCTTCGGCCTTCTGTTCTTCTACAGCGACGGAGTGAAACTCGCCGACGCCGCCGCGGGAATCTCCTGGGCCCGGTTCGCCCTTCCGATCGGCGCCACGCTGTTCAGCTACGTCCTGATGGCGTTGTCCTACGACGGAATCGCGGCGGCCGCCGGCTCACCAGTCGGCTTCGTGCCGATGCTCCGCATCACCTTCGTATCGAATACCGTGAACTACCTCGTGGCGACGGGCGGACTCTCCGGATTCGCGGTACGCATGTACCTCTTTCGCCGACACGGCATCCCAATGGGCCGAGCGGTGACGATCTCCTTCGTCCAAGGCCTGCTCACGAACCTCGCACTGCTGGTCTTCCTGGTGATGGGATTCTACTTCCTCGTCCGGCATGAATCCCTCGGAATCGCGGCCCTGGCTGCAGCCGGCGGCCTCCTCGGGGTGTTCATCCTGATCATGGGCCTGTGCGTCGTGCTCCTCCTACAACCAAAGTCGCGAAGGCGGGTCCTGCTGTGGTGCGGAGGCACGATCCACCGCCTCGCAGTGCGCTTCCTGCCCGACCATCGCGTGCCCCATCGCATGCACCTCTGGCGAGTGCTCGCGAACGTAGACGAAGGGTTCCACTTCATGGTCGCGAACTGGCGGAGCATGCTGGTGCCGACGATCTACATTTTTCTGGACTGGGTCGCGACGCTCGCCGTCCTCTGGGGATGCTTCTGGACCGTCGACCTGCTGGTCGCGCCCGCACTCATCACCGTAGGCTTCTCGGTCGCGATCCTCTCGTCGATGGTCTCTCTGGCCCCCGGTGGCCTCGGCATCATGGAGAGCCTCACCACAGCCCTCTTCGCGACCCTCGGCACGCCCCTCGCGCCGACCGTGATCGCGCTCATCCTCTTCCGACTCTCCTACTACGCGCTCCCCTTCATCGTGAGCCTGGTGTTCTTCCGAAGCATGCTCCACGACGCTCGCCAGCACTCTCACTGA
- a CDS encoding FGGY family carbohydrate kinase, translating into MPSQGPFFAALDYGTGGGKCAIFDAAGQRLAVVREPWSYQHVSYEHDDLVQGSSFDPHAFWAAFGRCTRKAIAEAGIPADGIAGIAATALRLGTVFLDARGHEIYAAPNMDGRGLSGGFEVMEKLDASSAVRITGHWPPFVFSLARLLRFRKLEDAPRVAYVLSLNDWITYRLSGVLACEPSNAGESMLLDISTRGWSQEIIEAFGIDERLLPPVVDPGTQLGRVTHEAAEQTGFRPGTPVFAGGADTQCALLGAGVVQPGQAGAVLGTTTPVMLVDRERRFDESAKLWTGCHVVSDLWTLESNAGDTGIAFEWLLGIVGLEGDDAYERAEKLIADTPDNAVRVMSFAGPQIFDLVNFDPNRTAGFLFENPPFATRPTTGSFLRGFLANVACAARANLEQIEDLTGQPVDSLTLSGGMTRLPSLLREFARTTPRPLLVSEEPHATALGAALLAAVGARTHTSVAEAAAAMVRVRPLEQHADFSDAGDAEYATWRKRYPEVLKFSS; encoded by the coding sequence ATGCCAAGCCAAGGGCCCTTCTTCGCTGCGCTCGACTACGGTACGGGCGGCGGCAAGTGCGCAATCTTCGACGCCGCAGGCCAACGACTCGCGGTCGTCCGGGAGCCCTGGAGCTACCAGCACGTCTCGTACGAACACGACGACCTCGTCCAGGGGTCCAGCTTCGATCCGCACGCGTTCTGGGCGGCGTTCGGCCGCTGCACCCGGAAGGCCATCGCCGAAGCCGGCATTCCCGCCGATGGTATCGCCGGAATCGCGGCAACCGCGCTTCGGCTCGGTACGGTCTTCCTCGACGCGCGCGGACACGAGATATACGCGGCACCCAACATGGACGGACGGGGACTGAGCGGCGGTTTCGAAGTGATGGAAAAGCTCGACGCATCGAGCGCCGTCCGCATCACCGGTCACTGGCCACCGTTCGTGTTCTCTCTCGCGCGCCTGTTGCGCTTTCGGAAGCTCGAGGACGCGCCCCGCGTCGCCTACGTCCTCAGCCTGAACGATTGGATCACCTACCGACTGAGCGGGGTCCTCGCGTGCGAGCCGTCGAACGCCGGCGAATCCATGCTGCTCGACATCTCGACGCGGGGATGGAGCCAGGAGATCATCGAGGCGTTCGGCATCGACGAGCGACTCCTGCCTCCCGTCGTCGACCCCGGCACCCAGCTCGGCCGCGTAACGCACGAAGCCGCGGAGCAAACGGGCTTCCGTCCCGGAACTCCGGTATTCGCGGGCGGGGCGGATACGCAGTGCGCCCTTCTCGGCGCGGGCGTCGTCCAACCCGGCCAGGCTGGAGCCGTCCTCGGCACCACGACACCCGTGATGCTCGTCGACCGAGAAAGGCGCTTTGACGAGAGCGCGAAGCTCTGGACCGGATGCCACGTCGTTTCCGACCTCTGGACCCTCGAGAGCAACGCCGGCGACACCGGCATCGCGTTCGAATGGCTCCTGGGCATCGTCGGACTCGAAGGAGACGACGCGTACGAGAGAGCCGAGAAACTGATCGCGGACACACCGGACAACGCGGTCCGCGTGATGAGCTTCGCCGGCCCGCAGATCTTCGACCTCGTCAACTTCGACCCGAACCGAACCGCGGGATTCCTGTTCGAAAACCCGCCCTTCGCGACCCGCCCGACGACGGGCAGCTTCCTGCGCGGGTTCCTCGCCAACGTCGCTTGCGCCGCGCGGGCGAACCTCGAGCAGATCGAGGACCTCACGGGCCAGCCGGTCGATTCTCTCACGCTTTCGGGCGGCATGACCCGTCTTCCGAGTCTTCTCCGCGAGTTCGCGCGAACAACCCCGAGACCCTTACTGGTTTCCGAAGAGCCGCACGCGACCGCGCTGGGTGCGGCGCTGTTGGCCGCCGTCGGTGCCCGAACGCATACAAGCGTCGCCGAGGCCGCCGCGGCCATGGTCCGCGTCCGGCCGCTGGAGCAACACGCCGACTTCAGCGACGCGGGCGACGCTGAGTACGCGACGTGGCGGAAGCGGTACCCCGAGGTACTGAAGTTCTCTTCTTGA
- a CDS encoding segregation/condensation protein A, with protein sequence MAENLTVKLEEFEGPLDLLLHLIKKHEIDLYNIRVASITDQYLASLAAARDLNLDVAGEFLVMAATLIYLKSRALLPPEEQDELEDEEPLDPEQQLIEQLLEHERFQKAGAALAAGPVLGRDVFRRTVMEAAPGEFVAAPAPLTMGDLLSALERVLERRARAIVHEVIGERLSIRDGIELTLERLQTMRRCTFDELFPEQASRMRIIVTFLGILELIKHGAVMAVQGENYGEINIELVRDVDANRMLEFELDDEEELAQ encoded by the coding sequence ATGGCCGAAAATCTTACCGTCAAGCTCGAAGAGTTCGAGGGGCCGCTCGACCTCCTGCTTCATTTGATCAAGAAGCACGAGATCGATCTGTACAACATCCGCGTCGCCTCGATCACCGACCAATACCTCGCGTCGCTCGCCGCCGCGCGTGACCTGAACCTCGACGTAGCCGGTGAATTCCTGGTGATGGCCGCGACGCTGATTTACCTGAAGTCGCGGGCCCTCCTGCCGCCCGAAGAGCAGGACGAGCTGGAAGACGAAGAGCCTCTCGACCCCGAGCAGCAGCTCATCGAGCAGCTCCTGGAGCACGAGCGCTTCCAGAAGGCCGGTGCGGCCCTGGCGGCCGGGCCGGTTCTCGGTCGAGACGTTTTCCGTCGGACCGTCATGGAGGCGGCCCCCGGGGAGTTCGTCGCGGCCCCGGCGCCCCTCACCATGGGCGACCTCCTGTCGGCCCTCGAGCGGGTTCTCGAGCGGCGGGCGCGGGCGATCGTCCATGAGGTCATCGGCGAACGGCTCAGTATTCGAGACGGGATCGAGCTGACGCTGGAGCGGCTACAGACGATGCGGCGGTGCACGTTCGACGAGCTTTTCCCGGAGCAGGCGTCGCGCATGCGAATCATCGTGACGTTCCTGGGCATTCTGGAGCTGATCAAGCACGGTGCGGTCATGGCCGTGCAGGGCGAGAACTACGGAGAAATCAACATCGAGCTCGTGCGGGATGTCGACGCGAATCGGATGCTGGAATTCGAGTTGGATGATGAGGAGGAGCTGGCCCAATGA
- a CDS encoding alanine racemase has product MNLHDLTTPALLVESAALDHNIQAMSRTLPGRRLRPHVKAHKCTELAKLQARAGHPAFTCATLREMEGLAHAGLGDDLLLANEVLDASRLRSLPGRVTVAVDSSETILAATRGGVTEVLIDVNVGLPRCGCSPDRAGALADEARRQGLTVRGVMGYEGHAVGLEDIVRRTSETNQSMERLAAAHRAVGGDTISAGGTGTYALNGLATEIQAGSYALMDTAYGRLELPFRPALTILSTVISTSADYVVADCGLKALGMDHGNPAIDDAQIWFCSDEHITFARTPSPRVGDRIRVRPAHVDPTVAYHEQLHVVDGEQVLESWPIDLRGW; this is encoded by the coding sequence GTGAACCTCCACGACCTCACCACTCCCGCGCTCCTCGTCGAGAGCGCCGCCCTCGACCACAACATCCAGGCGATGTCGCGCACCCTACCCGGCCGCCGACTGCGCCCGCACGTGAAGGCGCACAAGTGCACGGAGCTCGCGAAGCTGCAGGCACGCGCCGGCCACCCTGCGTTTACTTGCGCGACTCTCCGCGAGATGGAGGGCCTCGCGCACGCCGGACTCGGAGACGACCTTCTGCTCGCGAACGAGGTGCTCGACGCGAGCCGGCTCCGCTCCCTGCCCGGCCGCGTCACCGTCGCCGTCGATTCCAGCGAGACGATTCTCGCCGCCACGCGCGGTGGGGTGACCGAAGTCCTGATCGACGTGAACGTCGGCCTCCCACGCTGCGGCTGCTCTCCCGATCGTGCGGGGGCTCTGGCCGACGAAGCCCGGCGCCAGGGGCTGACGGTGCGCGGGGTGATGGGATACGAGGGGCACGCGGTCGGCCTCGAAGACATCGTGCGACGCACCAGCGAGACGAACCAATCGATGGAACGGCTCGCGGCCGCGCACCGCGCCGTGGGCGGCGACACCATCTCCGCCGGAGGGACGGGAACCTACGCGCTGAACGGGCTCGCGACCGAGATCCAAGCGGGCTCGTACGCCCTGATGGACACGGCCTACGGCCGGCTCGAGCTTCCCTTTCGGCCGGCGCTCACGATCCTGTCCACTGTGATCTCGACCTCGGCCGACTATGTGGTGGCGGACTGCGGCCTCAAGGCCCTCGGAATGGACCATGGCAACCCGGCTATCGACGACGCCCAGATCTGGTTCTGCTCGGATGAGCACATCACGTTCGCGCGGACCCCGTCGCCGCGAGTCGGGGATCGGATCCGCGTGCGACCCGCTCACGTCGATCCGACCGTCGCCTACCACGAGCAGCTCCATGTCGTAGACGGCGAGCAGGTCCTCGAGAGCTGGCCGATCGACCTGCGCGGCTGGTGA
- a CDS encoding pseudouridine synthase: MASRRSAEELIREGRVRVNGKVIQELGAKADPVQDRITVDGRATVPERLRYVAYHKPVGVVSSMADPQGRPCIGDVAKRLKSHLFPVGRLDYDSSGLVLLTNDGEVAQRVTHPKYQLPKIYRVKVRGHPDEKALLRLRNGLRLADGLTAPAGVAVEGKLENKARLRVTLREGRQRQIRRMMDAVGHSVDKLSRVSIGPVKLGTLTPGATRELTDREVIALRAAVRVEGGAPSAPERVVPERPVKKRTSVPRGTASATSRTQRRPRR, from the coding sequence ATCGCCTCCCGGAGATCAGCGGAGGAGCTGATTCGGGAGGGGAGGGTTCGGGTCAACGGGAAGGTGATTCAAGAGCTGGGAGCGAAGGCTGACCCGGTTCAGGATCGGATCACCGTCGATGGTCGCGCGACGGTACCCGAGCGCCTTCGCTACGTCGCGTACCACAAGCCGGTAGGCGTCGTGAGTTCGATGGCCGACCCGCAGGGGCGGCCGTGCATCGGGGACGTGGCGAAGCGTCTGAAGTCGCATCTCTTTCCGGTCGGCCGGCTCGACTACGACTCGAGTGGCCTGGTCCTGCTGACCAACGATGGCGAGGTTGCGCAACGCGTGACGCATCCGAAGTATCAGCTCCCGAAGATCTACCGCGTGAAGGTCCGAGGGCATCCCGACGAGAAGGCGCTGCTGCGGCTGCGGAATGGGCTTCGCCTTGCTGACGGACTCACGGCGCCGGCGGGCGTGGCCGTCGAAGGGAAGCTCGAGAACAAGGCGCGACTTCGTGTCACGTTACGCGAGGGGCGGCAGCGGCAGATCCGGCGCATGATGGACGCGGTCGGTCACTCCGTCGACAAGCTATCGCGCGTTTCCATCGGTCCCGTGAAGCTCGGTACGCTGACTCCGGGGGCCACTCGAGAGCTCACCGATCGCGAGGTGATCGCACTGCGCGCAGCCGTCCGTGTCGAAGGCGGCGCGCCGAGCGCGCCCGAGCGCGTCGTTCCCGAGCGCCCGGTCAAGAAGAGAACTTCAGTACCTCGGGGTACCGCTTCCGCCACGTCGCGTACTCAGCGTCGCCCGCGTCGCTGA